The proteins below are encoded in one region of Caulobacter henricii:
- a CDS encoding LacI family DNA-binding transcriptional regulator: MSSKITIHDVARQSGVSIKTVSRVLNREPNVKADTRDRVQAAVAALHYRPNVSARSLAGSKAYLIGVFFDNPSPGYITDVQLGAIARCREEGYHLIVEPLDSTADDVEEQVAPMLATLRMDGVILTAPVCDHPVVLAALEREQVPYVRISPGSDLDRSARVGMDDRLAAYEMTRHLIALGHRDIGFIVGHPDHGASHLRHEGFLAAMADSGLSVRPDRVAQGYFSFRSGFEAAEQLLTSDDRPTAVFASNDDMALGVMAVANRLRLNVPETLSVAGFDDTPGAKVVWPQLTTVRQPIAAMAGAAADMLLKGVAWEDGESPPSKLLDFELIVRESTGPAPQ, from the coding sequence TTGAGCTCGAAGATCACGATCCACGATGTCGCCCGGCAGTCGGGCGTGTCGATCAAGACCGTCTCGCGCGTCCTCAATCGCGAACCGAACGTCAAGGCCGATACCCGTGACCGGGTGCAGGCCGCCGTTGCGGCCCTGCACTATCGCCCCAATGTTTCGGCCCGCAGCCTCGCCGGGTCGAAGGCCTATCTCATCGGCGTGTTCTTCGACAATCCGAGCCCGGGCTACATCACCGATGTCCAACTGGGAGCCATCGCGCGCTGCCGGGAGGAGGGCTACCACCTCATTGTCGAGCCGCTCGATTCCACGGCCGACGATGTTGAGGAGCAGGTTGCGCCAATGCTCGCCACCTTGCGGATGGACGGCGTCATTCTGACCGCGCCGGTTTGCGATCATCCGGTGGTCCTGGCCGCGCTTGAGCGAGAGCAGGTCCCCTATGTCCGGATTTCGCCGGGCAGTGATCTGGACCGCTCGGCCCGGGTGGGCATGGACGACCGCCTGGCCGCCTATGAGATGACCCGGCACCTCATCGCCCTGGGCCACCGCGATATCGGATTCATCGTCGGCCATCCGGACCATGGGGCCTCGCATCTGCGACATGAGGGCTTCCTGGCGGCGATGGCCGACAGCGGCCTCTCGGTGCGACCCGATCGGGTTGCGCAGGGCTATTTCTCATTCCGCTCCGGCTTCGAGGCGGCAGAGCAACTGCTGACCTCGGATGATCGTCCCACGGCGGTGTTTGCCAGCAATGACGACATGGCGCTTGGCGTCATGGCGGTCGCCAACCGTCTGCGCCTGAATGTGCCCGAAACCCTGTCCGTCGCCGGCTTTGACGATACCCCTGGAGCCAAGGTCGTCTGGCCTCAACTGACCACGGTTCGTCAGCCTATCGCTGCCATGGCGGGTGCTGCGGCCGACATGCTGCTGAAGGGCGTGGCCTGGGAGGATGGCGAGTCGCCACCGTCCAAACTCCTGGATTTCGAGCTGATCGTCCGCGAGTCCACCGGACCAGCACCTCAGTAG
- the edd gene encoding phosphogluconate dehydratase, whose protein sequence is MSLNPVIARVTDRIIARSRDSRSAYLAHMDAAIASNPGRAKLSCANWAHAFAASPSVDKVRALDPNAPNIGIVSAYNDMLSAHQPLEAYPALIKEAAREAGATAQFAGGVPAMCDGVTQGRPGMELSLFSRDVIAMATAVALTHDAFDSALYLGVCDKIVPGLVIGALTFSHLPALFVPAGPMTSGLPNNEKARIRALYAEGKVGRDELLAAESASYHGPGTCTFYGTANTNQMLMELMGFHLPGSAFVHPNTPLREALVKEAARRAAAVTAKGNEYIPVGRMIDEKSVVNGVVGLMATGGSTNLALHLVAMAHAAGVILTLEDLDEISRATPLLARVYPNGSADVNHFQAAGGMAFVIRELLKAGLAHEDVLTIAGPGLSRYTQEPALVDGQLTWRDGAAESLDTAIVRPVSDAFSPEGGLRMLGGNIGRGVMKISAVKAEHHAITAPAAVFQEQEDFIAAFKRGELDRDVVVVMRFQGPAANGMPELHNLSPSISVLLDRGFKVALVTDGRMSGASGKTPAAIHVTPEAAKGGLLAYVQDGDLITVDATNGDLKVLVDEATLRARTPANVPASKPGFGREMFGWMRAGVGPADHGASVLFA, encoded by the coding sequence ATGAGCCTCAATCCCGTTATTGCTCGGGTCACCGACCGGATCATCGCGCGCAGCCGGGACAGTCGTTCCGCCTATCTGGCCCATATGGATGCGGCAATCGCCAGCAATCCGGGACGGGCCAAGCTGTCCTGCGCCAACTGGGCCCATGCCTTCGCCGCCTCGCCGAGCGTCGACAAGGTGCGAGCCCTGGATCCGAATGCGCCCAATATTGGCATCGTCTCGGCCTATAACGACATGCTCTCGGCCCACCAGCCGCTTGAAGCCTATCCGGCCCTGATCAAGGAGGCCGCACGCGAGGCAGGTGCCACCGCCCAGTTCGCCGGTGGCGTGCCGGCCATGTGCGACGGCGTCACCCAGGGGCGTCCGGGCATGGAGCTGTCGCTGTTCTCGCGCGACGTGATCGCCATGGCCACCGCCGTCGCCCTGACCCACGATGCCTTCGACTCGGCGCTCTATCTGGGCGTCTGCGACAAGATCGTGCCGGGCCTGGTGATCGGGGCCCTGACCTTCAGCCACCTGCCGGCGCTGTTCGTGCCGGCCGGGCCAATGACCTCTGGCCTTCCCAACAACGAGAAGGCCCGCATCCGCGCCCTCTATGCCGAGGGCAAGGTCGGGCGCGATGAATTGCTGGCCGCCGAGAGCGCCAGCTACCACGGTCCGGGTACCTGCACCTTCTATGGCACAGCCAACACCAACCAGATGCTGATGGAGCTGATGGGCTTCCATCTGCCCGGTTCGGCCTTCGTCCACCCCAATACCCCTCTGCGCGAGGCCCTGGTCAAGGAAGCCGCACGCCGCGCAGCAGCCGTGACCGCCAAGGGCAATGAGTACATTCCGGTCGGCCGGATGATCGACGAGAAGTCGGTCGTCAATGGTGTGGTCGGCCTGATGGCCACCGGCGGCTCGACCAATCTGGCTCTGCATCTGGTGGCCATGGCCCATGCCGCCGGGGTGATCCTGACCCTTGAGGACCTGGACGAGATCTCGCGAGCCACGCCGCTGCTGGCCCGCGTCTATCCCAACGGCTCGGCCGATGTGAACCACTTCCAGGCCGCCGGCGGCATGGCCTTTGTGATCCGCGAACTGCTGAAGGCGGGCCTGGCGCATGAAGACGTCCTGACCATCGCCGGGCCGGGCCTGTCGCGCTACACCCAGGAGCCTGCCCTGGTTGACGGCCAGCTGACCTGGCGCGACGGCGCGGCAGAGTCTCTGGATACCGCCATCGTCCGTCCCGTTTCCGACGCCTTCAGCCCCGAGGGCGGGCTGCGGATGCTGGGCGGCAATATCGGTCGCGGCGTCATGAAAATTTCGGCCGTGAAGGCCGAGCATCACGCCATCACAGCGCCCGCTGCCGTGTTCCAGGAGCAGGAAGACTTCATCGCCGCCTTCAAGCGTGGCGAGCTCGATCGCGACGTCGTGGTCGTGATGCGCTTCCAGGGTCCGGCCGCCAACGGCATGCCGGAACTGCATAACCTGTCGCCGTCGATTTCGGTCCTGCTGGACCGGGGCTTCAAGGTGGCCCTGGTGACGGACGGTCGGATGTCGGGCGCGTCCGGCAAGACCCCGGCGGCGATCCACGTGACCCCGGAGGCCGCCAAGGGCGGTCTGCTGGCCTATGTCCAGGACGGCGATCTGATTACGGTCGACGCGACGAATGGCGATCTGAAAGTGCTGGTGGACGAGGCGACTCTGCGCGCCCGGACCCCAGCGAATGTCCCGGCGTCCAAGCCGGGCTTTGGGCGGGAAATGTTCGGCTGGATGCGTGCGGGAGTCGGCCCTGCCGACCACGGCGCCTCCGTGCTGTTTGCTTGA
- the pgl gene encoding 6-phosphogluconolactonase: MTQPKIEVFPSRDALYDGAASVLASALTTGVAQRGQAGFAATGGTTPAPVYDRLSQLTVPWDKVIVTLSDDRFVPPSHPGSNEGLVRRHLLVGQAAQAGFAPLYFEGVTQEESALKAEAGVASASPFGAVLLGVGADGHFASLFPGSPVLAQGLDPDSERLVLAAPAGSPAPDIPRLSLTFAALTRTDLIVLLVTGAAKRAVLEGPIDPALPVASILKQDRARVRILWAE; this comes from the coding sequence ATGACGCAGCCGAAGATCGAAGTCTTCCCGTCGCGGGACGCGCTTTATGACGGTGCCGCCTCGGTGCTGGCATCAGCCTTGACCACCGGCGTTGCCCAGCGTGGCCAGGCCGGTTTCGCCGCCACCGGCGGCACCACGCCGGCCCCGGTCTATGATCGCCTGTCGCAACTGACCGTGCCCTGGGACAAGGTGATCGTGACACTCAGTGACGACCGCTTCGTGCCGCCGTCCCATCCTGGCAGCAACGAGGGTCTGGTTCGTCGCCACCTGTTGGTCGGCCAAGCGGCCCAGGCCGGGTTTGCGCCGCTCTATTTCGAAGGCGTGACACAGGAAGAGTCGGCCCTGAAGGCCGAGGCGGGCGTCGCGTCGGCCTCGCCGTTTGGGGCCGTGTTGCTGGGCGTCGGTGCAGACGGCCATTTTGCCTCGCTGTTTCCGGGATCGCCGGTCCTGGCCCAGGGGCTGGACCCGGACTCGGAGCGCCTGGTTCTAGCTGCCCCGGCCGGATCACCCGCCCCGGATATTCCACGCCTCAGCCTGACCTTCGCAGCCCTGACCCGGACGGATCTGATCGTCCTGCTGGTGACCGGCGCGGCCAAACGGGCTGTTCTGGAAGGGCCAATTGATCCGGCCCTGCCTGTGGCATCCATCCTCAAGCAGGACCGCGCCAGGGTCCGCATTCTGTGGGCGGAGTAA
- the glk gene encoding glucokinase produces the protein MNGLKDGGLGLVGDIGGTNARFALVEFDGPDPRLIEPTAYKGEDYATAEEAIEDYLHKVGVKHPDQAVVAVAGPIEHGTVHMTNLDWRISEDSLRRAGGFRKATLINDFTAQALAAPRLSPKDLRQIGHLPTSGEGDLAILGPGTGFGVAGMARRHGVDTPLTTEGGHIAFAPTDEIEIEILRALTKQFGRVSIERILSGPGMEDLHTILAAAEGRKVTALPAKQISERALEGCADSLATVNRFCAILGSTAGDLALALGARGGVFIAGGIGAKIVELLETGPFRARFEAKGRFVDYMKAIPTHVVMHPYTALIGAAVALTPEGHASIS, from the coding sequence ATGAACGGCTTGAAGGACGGCGGGCTTGGCCTGGTCGGCGACATCGGCGGAACCAATGCGCGTTTCGCCCTGGTGGAATTCGACGGGCCGGATCCTCGCCTGATCGAACCGACGGCCTATAAGGGCGAGGACTATGCGACGGCCGAAGAGGCCATCGAGGACTATCTGCACAAGGTCGGGGTCAAGCATCCTGATCAGGCCGTGGTCGCCGTGGCGGGGCCCATCGAGCACGGCACGGTCCATATGACCAATCTGGACTGGCGGATCTCGGAAGACAGTCTGCGCCGGGCAGGGGGCTTTCGAAAAGCGACCCTGATCAATGACTTCACGGCCCAGGCCCTGGCTGCGCCGCGCCTGTCGCCCAAGGATCTGCGCCAGATCGGTCACTTGCCGACCTCTGGCGAAGGGGATCTGGCGATCCTCGGCCCCGGCACAGGGTTTGGCGTCGCTGGCATGGCCCGCCGCCATGGGGTCGATACGCCCCTGACCACCGAAGGCGGCCACATCGCCTTCGCGCCGACCGACGAGATTGAAATCGAGATCCTGCGGGCCCTGACCAAGCAGTTCGGCCGGGTGTCGATCGAGCGCATCCTGTCGGGCCCCGGCATGGAAGACCTGCATACGATCCTGGCGGCGGCCGAGGGCCGCAAGGTCACGGCACTACCGGCCAAGCAGATCAGCGAGCGGGCTCTGGAAGGCTGCGCCGACAGTCTGGCCACCGTGAACCGGTTCTGCGCCATTCTCGGGTCGACTGCGGGGGATCTGGCCCTGGCCTTGGGGGCCCGCGGAGGTGTCTTCATCGCCGGCGGCATCGGGGCCAAGATCGTCGAATTGCTCGAGACCGGCCCGTTCCGCGCCCGTTTCGAGGCCAAGGGCCGGTTTGTCGACTACATGAAAGCCATACCGACCCATGTGGTCATGCATCCCTATACCGCCCTGATCGGGGCGGCCGTGGCCCTGACGCCGGAAGGACACGCCTCAATCTCCTAG
- a CDS encoding glycoside hydrolase family 3 protein: MSFSHRTAQASVLALLMAGSLGQAAFAQAGSAVANPELWPKAASPRSITDDRTEAFITDLMSRMSLEEKVGQTIMADGSAISPEDLRKYPLGSVEAGGNTAPDGNDRATPARWLEWIRAYRAVALETGEGKTTIPIIFGIDAVHGHNNIVGATVFPHNVGLGAARDPDLIRRIGEVTAAEVAATGADWTFGPTVAVPRDERWGRAYEGYAEDPEVVKAYAGPMTLGLQGVLKSGQALATNHVVGSAKHFVADGGTEGGKDQGDALISEQDLIRLHAQGYPPAIDAGIMTVMVSFSSWNGVKHSGNKSLQTGVLKERMGFEGFIVGDWNAHGQVEGCTNTNCPQAYIAGMDMVMAPDSWKGLFDNTLAQVRDGTIPMARIDDAVRRVLRVKVKAGLFDGKRPLEGKFELLGAPEHRAVAREAVRKSLVLLKNQGVLPIKSAARVLVAGDGADDIGKQSGGWTLTWQGTGNKNSDFPGGQSIYAGIAEAVKAGGGQAELAPDGAFKTRPDVAVVVFGENPYAEFQGDVTNLEYQPGDKRDLALIKSLKAQGIPVVAVFLTGRPLWTNPEINASDAFVAAWLPGSEGGGVADVLIGNKAGKPRHDFKGKLSFSWPKRANQVPLNRGDAGYDPQFAYGYGLSYAKPGKVATLSEDPGVVSAAINVDRYFIAGRAPAPWTLNIGGALAVKPIDAGAQENARLAEWSGEGNGSLQVMGQPVDLSRQTTGDMAVSIRYRVDVAPEKPVSLAIACGESCGAALDVTSTFSSGKIGEWRTAKIKLSCFKAKGADMEHVSSPFALSTTGRFALAFTEIRLASNEGDAVCP; this comes from the coding sequence ATGTCCTTTAGCCACCGCACCGCCCAGGCTTCGGTTCTTGCCCTGCTGATGGCAGGTAGTCTTGGTCAGGCGGCCTTCGCCCAGGCCGGATCAGCAGTCGCAAATCCCGAACTCTGGCCCAAGGCGGCGAGCCCCAGGTCGATCACCGACGACCGGACCGAGGCCTTCATCACCGACCTGATGTCGCGCATGAGCCTCGAAGAAAAGGTGGGGCAGACCATCATGGCTGACGGCTCGGCCATCTCGCCGGAGGACCTTCGCAAGTATCCCCTCGGGTCGGTGGAGGCCGGTGGCAATACCGCCCCGGACGGCAATGACCGTGCCACGCCGGCGCGCTGGCTGGAATGGATCAGGGCCTATCGCGCCGTCGCCCTGGAAACGGGTGAGGGCAAGACCACGATCCCGATCATCTTCGGCATCGACGCCGTGCATGGTCACAACAACATCGTCGGCGCGACGGTATTCCCGCACAATGTCGGCCTCGGTGCCGCGCGCGACCCGGACCTGATCCGCCGGATCGGTGAGGTCACGGCCGCCGAGGTCGCCGCGACCGGCGCCGACTGGACGTTCGGGCCCACGGTGGCCGTGCCGCGCGACGAGCGCTGGGGGCGAGCCTATGAGGGCTATGCCGAGGACCCTGAGGTGGTGAAGGCCTATGCGGGTCCCATGACCCTGGGCCTGCAGGGTGTTCTTAAATCCGGGCAAGCCCTTGCCACGAACCATGTGGTCGGCTCGGCCAAGCACTTCGTTGCCGACGGCGGCACCGAGGGTGGCAAGGACCAGGGCGACGCCCTGATCTCCGAGCAGGACCTGATCCGGCTGCATGCCCAGGGCTATCCGCCCGCCATCGACGCCGGGATCATGACCGTGATGGTCTCGTTCTCCAGCTGGAACGGGGTCAAGCATTCCGGCAACAAGAGCCTGCAGACCGGCGTCCTGAAGGAGCGCATGGGCTTCGAAGGCTTCATCGTCGGTGACTGGAACGCCCACGGACAGGTCGAGGGCTGCACCAATACCAACTGCCCTCAGGCCTATATCGCCGGGATGGACATGGTCATGGCCCCCGACAGCTGGAAGGGCCTGTTCGACAACACCCTGGCCCAGGTGAGGGACGGCACGATCCCGATGGCCCGGATTGACGACGCCGTGCGCCGTGTGCTGCGGGTCAAGGTCAAGGCGGGCCTGTTCGATGGCAAGCGTCCCCTGGAAGGCAAGTTCGAACTGCTGGGTGCGCCCGAGCATAGGGCTGTCGCGAGAGAAGCTGTTCGCAAGTCCCTGGTGCTGCTGAAGAACCAGGGTGTTCTGCCGATCAAGAGCGCCGCCAGGGTGCTGGTCGCCGGGGACGGTGCCGACGACATTGGCAAGCAGTCCGGCGGCTGGACCCTGACCTGGCAGGGCACAGGCAACAAGAACAGCGACTTTCCGGGCGGACAGTCGATCTATGCCGGTATTGCCGAGGCGGTAAAGGCGGGCGGTGGCCAGGCTGAGCTGGCCCCGGACGGTGCGTTCAAGACCCGGCCCGATGTGGCCGTGGTGGTGTTCGGCGAGAACCCCTATGCCGAGTTCCAGGGCGATGTGACCAATCTGGAATATCAGCCCGGCGACAAGAGGGACCTTGCGCTGATCAAGTCGCTCAAGGCCCAGGGCATTCCTGTGGTCGCCGTGTTCCTGACCGGTCGTCCGCTCTGGACCAATCCCGAGATCAATGCCTCTGACGCCTTTGTCGCCGCCTGGCTTCCGGGCAGCGAGGGCGGCGGGGTCGCGGATGTCCTGATCGGCAACAAGGCGGGCAAGCCGCGCCATGACTTCAAGGGCAAGCTGTCCTTCTCCTGGCCCAAGCGGGCCAATCAGGTGCCGCTCAATCGCGGTGATGCCGGCTATGATCCGCAGTTCGCTTATGGCTACGGCCTGAGCTACGCCAAGCCGGGCAAGGTTGCGACGTTGTCGGAAGATCCCGGCGTGGTGTCGGCGGCGATCAATGTCGACCGCTATTTCATTGCCGGCCGCGCACCAGCGCCCTGGACCCTGAACATCGGCGGAGCCCTGGCGGTAAAGCCGATCGACGCCGGTGCCCAGGAAAATGCGCGTCTCGCCGAATGGAGCGGGGAGGGCAATGGTTCGCTCCAGGTCATGGGCCAGCCCGTGGACCTGTCGCGCCAGACCACCGGCGACATGGCCGTGTCGATCCGCTACCGGGTGGATGTCGCGCCGGAGAAACCGGTTTCCCTGGCGATCGCCTGTGGCGAATCCTGCGGCGCGGCGCTAGACGTAACGTCAACCTTCTCCAGCGGGAAAATTGGCGAATGGCGTACGGCCAAGATCAAACTTTCCTGTTTCAAGGCAAAGGGGGCGGACATGGAGCATGTTTCCTCCCCGTTTGCCCTGTCGACGACGGGACGGTTCGCCCTGGCCTTCACCGAAATCCGCCTGGCCTCCAACGAGGGCGACGCCGTCTGCCCCTGA
- the zwf gene encoding glucose-6-phosphate dehydrogenase → MTNDGENGREVLVLLGGAGDLALRMLLPSLYFLEVDRLLPHDLRIIGVARGEGDGASYKALVREQLGKRATVEEAAWSRLAARLDYLSVDITKDEGAAQLAGLIGEHGSLVVYFALSPSLYGPVCNALQSAGLTGPKSRLVLEKPIGRDLESSRKTNAAVGAVVGEEQIFRIDHYLGKETVQNLTALRFANVLFEPLWDRNTIDHVQITIAETEKVGDRWPYYDEYGALRDMVQNHMLQLLCLVAMEAPSGFDPDAVRDEKVKVLRSLRPFNKDTVAHDTVRGQYVAGVVEGGAREGYLQEVGKTTRTETFVAMKVAIDNWRWDGVPFFLRTGKNLPDRRTQIVVQFKPLPHNIFGQATDGDLVSNRLVIDLQPDENIILTLMNKRPGLSEEGMRLQSLPLSLSFGQSGGRRRIAYEKLFLDVFRGDRTLFVRRDEVEQAWKFIDGVSAAWALANIEPAPYAAGTWGPQSSNGLISPGGRSWKA, encoded by the coding sequence ATGACCAACGACGGCGAAAATGGCCGTGAGGTTCTGGTGCTGCTGGGCGGCGCCGGGGATCTGGCGCTGCGAATGCTGCTGCCTTCGCTTTATTTCCTGGAGGTTGACCGCCTCCTGCCGCACGATTTGAGGATCATCGGCGTCGCGCGCGGCGAGGGTGACGGCGCCAGCTATAAGGCCCTGGTGCGGGAGCAGCTGGGCAAGCGCGCCACGGTCGAGGAGGCGGCCTGGAGTCGCCTGGCGGCCCGCCTGGACTACCTTTCCGTCGACATCACCAAGGACGAGGGTGCGGCGCAACTGGCCGGACTGATCGGAGAGCATGGCTCGCTGGTCGTCTATTTCGCCCTGTCGCCTAGCCTCTATGGTCCGGTCTGCAATGCCCTGCAGTCCGCCGGCCTGACGGGACCCAAGTCCCGCCTGGTGCTTGAGAAGCCGATCGGTCGCGACCTGGAAAGCTCGCGCAAGACCAATGCGGCCGTGGGTGCCGTGGTCGGCGAAGAGCAGATCTTCCGCATTGATCACTATCTGGGCAAGGAAACCGTCCAGAATCTCACGGCGCTGCGGTTCGCCAATGTGCTGTTCGAGCCGCTCTGGGACCGCAACACCATAGACCACGTCCAGATCACCATCGCCGAGACCGAGAAGGTCGGCGACCGTTGGCCCTATTATGATGAGTACGGGGCTCTGCGGGACATGGTGCAGAACCACATGCTGCAGCTCCTATGCCTGGTCGCGATGGAGGCCCCGTCGGGCTTTGATCCAGACGCCGTCCGCGACGAGAAGGTCAAGGTTCTGCGCAGCCTGCGGCCGTTCAACAAGGACACCGTGGCCCATGACACCGTGCGTGGTCAGTATGTGGCCGGCGTTGTCGAGGGTGGGGCCCGCGAGGGCTATCTGCAGGAAGTCGGCAAGACGACCCGTACCGAGACCTTCGTGGCCATGAAGGTGGCGATCGACAACTGGCGCTGGGACGGGGTGCCCTTCTTCCTGCGTACCGGCAAGAACCTGCCTGACCGCCGGACCCAGATCGTCGTTCAGTTCAAGCCGTTGCCACACAATATCTTCGGCCAGGCCACCGATGGCGACCTGGTTTCCAACCGGCTGGTCATCGACCTGCAGCCGGATGAAAACATCATCCTGACCCTGATGAACAAGCGTCCGGGGCTTTCGGAAGAGGGCATGCGCCTGCAATCCCTGCCCCTGTCCCTGTCGTTTGGTCAGAGCGGCGGGCGCCGGCGAATTGCCTATGAGAAGCTGTTCCTGGATGTGTTCCGCGGCGACCGCACCCTGTTCGTGCGTCGCGACGAGGTCGAACAGGCCTGGAAGTTCATCGACGGCGTTTCGGCGGCCTGGGCCCTGGCCAATATCGAGCCGGCTCCCTATGCCGCCGGCACCTGGGGGCCGCAATCGTCGAACGGGCTGATCTCGCCCGGCGGCCGGTCGTGGAAGGCCTGA